Proteins encoded by one window of Cylindrospermum stagnale PCC 7417:
- the guaA gene encoding glutamine-hydrolyzing GMP synthase, which translates to MNTAVTLLTELAPQTSEDWGRLNRQIIVILDFGSQYSELIARRIRETQVYSEVLSYRTTAEHLRQLNPKGIIFSGGPNSVYGDRAPHCDPEIWNLGVPILGVCYGMQLMVNQLGGEVAKAERGEYGKASLYIDDPTDLLTNVEDGTTMWMSHGDSVTQMPPGFELLAHTENTPCAAIADHDKKLYGVQFHPEVVHSIGGLALIRNFVYHICECEPTWTTAAFVEESIREIRARVGDKRVLLALSGGVDSSTLAFLLYKAIGEQLTCVFIDQGFMRKLEPERLVKLFQEQFHIPVEYVNARDRFLARIEGITDPEEKRRRIGHEFIRVFEETSKELGHFDYLAQGTLYPDVIESADTNVDPQTGERVAVKIKSHHNVGGLPKDLRFKLVEPLRKLFKDEVRKVGRSIGLPEEIVQRQPFPGPGLAIRILGEVTAERLNILRDADLIVRQEINQRGLYHDFWQAFAVLLPIRSVGVMGDQRTYAYPIVLRIVTSEDGMTADWARVPYDVLEAISTRIVNEVKGVNRVVYDITSKPPGTIEWE; encoded by the coding sequence TCGCATCCGCGAAACTCAAGTATACTCCGAAGTCTTGTCCTATCGCACGACAGCTGAACATTTGCGCCAACTAAATCCTAAGGGAATCATTTTCTCTGGTGGCCCAAATTCAGTTTATGGCGATCGCGCTCCCCATTGTGACCCAGAAATCTGGAATTTGGGAGTACCCATCCTCGGCGTGTGCTACGGTATGCAGCTAATGGTCAACCAACTTGGTGGGGAAGTGGCCAAAGCCGAGCGGGGTGAGTACGGCAAAGCATCATTATATATAGATGACCCCACAGACTTGCTGACTAATGTCGAAGATGGCACGACGATGTGGATGAGTCATGGAGACTCAGTCACGCAAATGCCACCAGGATTTGAACTGCTGGCACATACAGAAAATACCCCCTGTGCTGCCATTGCTGACCACGACAAAAAACTTTACGGTGTGCAGTTCCATCCAGAAGTGGTGCATTCCATTGGTGGACTGGCATTAATCCGCAACTTTGTTTACCATATCTGCGAGTGCGAACCCACCTGGACAACAGCCGCTTTTGTCGAAGAATCAATTCGCGAAATTCGTGCCAGAGTTGGCGATAAGCGGGTGCTATTGGCACTTTCTGGCGGTGTAGATTCTTCAACTCTGGCATTTTTACTCTATAAAGCAATCGGTGAGCAACTAACTTGTGTGTTTATCGATCAAGGCTTTATGCGTAAATTAGAGCCAGAACGCTTGGTGAAACTGTTCCAAGAGCAATTTCACATTCCGGTAGAATATGTGAATGCGCGCGATCGCTTCCTAGCTAGGATTGAGGGAATTACAGATCCCGAAGAAAAACGCCGCCGCATTGGACACGAATTCATCCGTGTATTTGAAGAAACATCTAAAGAACTTGGTCACTTTGACTATTTAGCTCAAGGCACCCTTTATCCAGATGTCATCGAATCGGCTGATACCAACGTTGATCCCCAAACTGGTGAACGGGTAGCAGTAAAAATCAAGAGTCATCACAACGTTGGTGGTTTACCCAAAGACCTGCGATTTAAACTGGTGGAACCCCTGCGGAAACTATTTAAAGATGAAGTCCGCAAAGTTGGGCGTTCTATCGGTTTACCAGAAGAAATTGTCCAACGGCAACCTTTCCCAGGGCCTGGTTTGGCAATTCGCATCTTAGGTGAAGTCACCGCCGAAAGATTGAACATTTTACGCGATGCCGATTTGATTGTGCGGCAAGAAATTAACCAACGTGGCTTATACCACGACTTTTGGCAAGCCTTTGCTGTATTGCTGCCAATTCGCAGTGTTGGCGTTATGGGCGATCAACGTACCTACGCTTACCCGATTGTCTTGCGGATTGTGACTAGCGAAGATGGCATGACTGCCGATTGGGCGCGTGTGCCTTATGACGTCTTGGAAGCGATTTCCACCCGAATTGTCAATGAGGTAAAAGGCGTTAACCGTGTGGTTTATGACATCACTTCCAAGCCGCCTGGAACCATCGAGTGGGAGTAA
- a CDS encoding response regulator, whose product MEEPLPLNGLRILVVDDDEDSRFYISTVLEADGATVTAVTSAPAALEMLPKLQPDAFICDIAMPGEDGYALIRKVRSLKADKGGRVPAVALTAYGDSEDRIRALEAGFQTHVAKPVDPGELVTIVANLVAFCRG is encoded by the coding sequence ATGGAAGAGCCTCTCCCGCTGAATGGGTTACGCATCCTCGTAGTTGATGATGATGAAGATAGCCGCTTTTATATCTCTACTGTGTTGGAAGCAGATGGCGCCACTGTCACGGCAGTTACATCAGCACCAGCAGCATTGGAGATGCTACCCAAATTGCAACCCGATGCCTTTATCTGCGACATTGCTATGCCTGGTGAAGATGGCTATGCCTTGATCCGCAAGGTGCGATCGCTAAAAGCAGATAAAGGTGGACGAGTCCCCGCCGTGGCCTTAACCGCTTATGGCGATAGCGAGGATCGGATCCGCGCCCTAGAAGCTGGGTTTCAGACTCATGTAGCTAAACCCGTTGATCCAGGGGAACTAGTGACGATTGTCGCTAATTTGGTGGCGTTTTGTCGTGGTTAA
- a CDS encoding cation diffusion facilitator family transporter translates to MIYDNRAEVRKVLIITLLLNLFVMGLKAFVGYSTGSLSLLADALHSVTDSANNILGLIASRFSSPHPDREHPYGHNKFEAVGALGISAFLGIACFEILQGAVEKIIKGGEPVKISAPELWLLLIVLGVNIFVTFYERSVGKRVGSPILIADATHTMSDVWVTIAVIGGLIGIWWLNFQWLDVALAFPVALLVFWSGWSVLKENLPWLVDEMAIAPEAIHAIAVSVPGVINCHDIASRGVLGRQVFMEMHLIVDAPDVETAHHITEEVESRLEQRFNPVRILIHVEPPAYKSERISFESGAN, encoded by the coding sequence ATGATTTACGATAACCGCGCCGAAGTGCGAAAGGTTTTAATTATTACCCTACTGCTAAACCTGTTTGTCATGGGATTAAAAGCATTTGTGGGTTACTCAACAGGTTCTCTCAGCTTACTAGCTGACGCCTTGCATAGTGTGACGGATAGCGCCAACAATATTTTAGGATTGATTGCCAGTAGGTTTTCTTCACCACACCCTGATCGCGAACATCCCTATGGACACAACAAATTTGAAGCTGTGGGTGCCTTGGGAATTTCCGCTTTTTTAGGAATTGCCTGCTTTGAAATTCTGCAAGGCGCTGTGGAGAAAATTATCAAAGGTGGTGAACCGGTGAAAATATCAGCACCAGAATTGTGGTTATTGCTGATTGTGCTGGGGGTGAATATTTTTGTAACGTTTTACGAACGTAGCGTGGGTAAGCGCGTAGGTAGCCCAATTTTGATTGCTGACGCCACGCACACCATGAGTGATGTTTGGGTGACGATCGCTGTAATTGGGGGTTTGATTGGTATTTGGTGGCTAAATTTTCAATGGTTGGATGTGGCGTTAGCTTTTCCTGTGGCTTTGTTAGTGTTTTGGAGTGGCTGGTCAGTTTTAAAAGAGAATTTGCCTTGGCTGGTGGATGAAATGGCGATCGCACCAGAAGCGATTCATGCGATCGCAGTTTCTGTCCCAGGGGTGATTAACTGTCATGACATTGCCTCTCGTGGTGTTTTAGGTCGACAAGTCTTCATGGAAATGCATTTAATAGTAGATGCACCAGATGTTGAAACCGCCCACCACATCACCGAAGAAGTAGAAAGCCGATTAGAACAACGCTTCAATCCTGTGCGGATTTTAATTCACGTTGAACCACCGGCATACAAATCTGAGCGAATTAGCTTTGAGTCTGGAGCTAATTAG
- a CDS encoding DUF4327 family protein, which yields MSVNTVPSINYYSLDVIQDEARRLVEKGMVSRQQPIYTLCQYIPAREWVCVECELEKCDFLLRDRIGDLIGREEWDND from the coding sequence ATGAGTGTGAATACGGTGCCTTCTATCAATTACTACTCTCTAGACGTAATCCAGGACGAAGCACGTCGCCTGGTGGAAAAGGGAATGGTTAGCAGACAACAACCAATATATACACTCTGTCAATACATCCCAGCGAGAGAGTGGGTTTGCGTTGAATGTGAATTAGAGAAATGTGACTTTTTATTACGCGATCGCATTGGCGACTTGATTGGTCGTGAAGAGTGGGACAACGACTAA
- the rbfA gene encoding 30S ribosome-binding factor RbfA yields the protein MATDRRVSRVAELIKREVSQMLLNGIKDDRVGTGMVSVTDVNVSGDLQHAKIFVSIYGTEEAKAETMAGLKSATGYVRSEIGARVRLRRTPEVIFIEDCSIERGNKVLALLSQLKDQRPPESTDQVEEEVPE from the coding sequence ATGGCTACAGATCGCCGCGTTTCCCGCGTTGCTGAATTGATCAAACGGGAAGTTAGCCAAATGCTACTCAACGGCATTAAGGATGACCGTGTGGGTACAGGAATGGTAAGTGTTACGGATGTCAATGTTTCTGGCGACCTGCAACACGCCAAAATCTTCGTCAGTATTTATGGTACTGAGGAAGCTAAGGCAGAAACAATGGCGGGTTTAAAGTCCGCGACGGGTTACGTCCGCAGTGAAATTGGTGCGCGGGTAAGACTACGTCGCACCCCAGAAGTGATATTTATCGAAGATTGCTCTATAGAACGGGGTAATAAGGTGCTGGCTTTATTGAGCCAACTCAAGGATCAGCGTCCGCCTGAAAGCACAGACCAAGTTGAGGAAGAAGTTCCAGAATAG
- a CDS encoding DUF751 family protein, with product MFDGFWDNVFRYPRYFITTLLGILLNTFEPLLPFLKRPVTLVAVLGLLAGGLFFVTLTLRAMLGLSTI from the coding sequence ATGTTTGACGGATTTTGGGATAACGTCTTTCGCTACCCCCGCTACTTCATCACCACCCTGTTAGGCATTTTGCTCAACACGTTTGAGCCATTACTGCCATTTTTGAAGCGACCTGTCACCTTGGTTGCGGTTTTGGGTTTATTGGCGGGTGGTCTGTTTTTTGTTACACTCACCCTCCGGGCAATGTTGGGCTTGAGTACAATCTAG
- a CDS encoding DNA adenine methylase, translated as MVIQIPKETCPRPFLKWAGGKGRLIQQYENYFPEGYKTYYEPFLGGGAVFFHLQPSAAVLTDINAELITTYRCVRDSVDDLIALLQEHKKQHNKNYYYDVRSYPEGSDLEKAARFIYLNKTCFNGLYRVNSQGKFNVPLGRYKNPGICNEELLRAASIALSRVEIQQADFTQVLNRATSSDDFVFFDPPYHPISSTSYFTAYSRNSFHEKDQERLRDICIELASRGVKVMVCNSDSELIRKIYTDINFKLYKIKAARTINSNVKNRGMIYELLITSD; from the coding sequence ATGGTAATTCAAATCCCCAAAGAAACTTGCCCGCGTCCATTCTTGAAGTGGGCTGGGGGTAAAGGTAGGTTAATTCAGCAATATGAGAACTATTTTCCCGAAGGTTACAAGACTTACTATGAGCCATTTTTAGGTGGGGGTGCTGTTTTTTTTCATCTGCAACCATCAGCAGCAGTTTTAACTGATATTAATGCTGAATTGATTACTACTTATCGTTGCGTTAGAGATTCTGTTGATGATTTAATTGCTCTATTGCAAGAGCATAAAAAGCAACATAATAAAAATTATTACTATGATGTGCGCTCTTATCCTGAAGGCAGTGATTTAGAGAAAGCGGCACGGTTTATTTATCTGAATAAAACCTGTTTCAACGGTCTTTATCGCGTCAATTCTCAAGGTAAGTTTAATGTTCCTTTAGGCAGATATAAAAATCCTGGAATTTGTAATGAGGAATTACTGCGAGCTGCATCCATAGCACTCTCTAGGGTGGAGATTCAACAAGCAGACTTTACCCAAGTGCTAAATCGTGCGACTAGCAGTGATGATTTTGTATTTTTTGACCCACCTTATCATCCTATAAGTAGCACTAGCTATTTCACCGCTTACAGTCGGAATTCTTTTCATGAAAAAGACCAAGAACGTTTGAGAGATATTTGTATAGAACTGGCAAGTCGTGGCGTCAAAGTTATGGTATGTAACTCTGATTCTGAATTAATTAGAAAAATTTATACAGATATTAATTTTAAGCTCTACAAAATCAAAGCAGCGAGAACAATTAATTCAAACGTAAAAAATCGTGGCATGATTTACGAACTATTAATCACATCTGACTAA